In a genomic window of Pseudomonas mohnii:
- a CDS encoding 5-oxoprolinase subunit PxpA — protein sequence MQAVDFNSDMGEGFGPWTIGDGVDNELMAFISSANVATGFHAGDPGTMRRTVERAKALGVAVGAHPGFRDLVGFGRRHINAPAQELVDDMLYQLGALRELARVHGVALQHIKPHGALYMHLARDEQAARLLVENLQRLEPELLLYCMPDSVIWRVANELGQPVIREFYADREYDLSGSIVFTRNVRAYDPAQVAARVLRACQEGVVRTVEGEDLAIEFDSICLHSDTPGALALVEATRSALDTAGIKVRAPR from the coding sequence ATGCAAGCAGTAGATTTCAACTCGGACATGGGCGAAGGCTTCGGCCCGTGGACCATCGGCGATGGCGTCGACAATGAACTGATGGCGTTCATCAGCTCGGCCAACGTCGCCACCGGTTTCCATGCCGGCGACCCCGGCACCATGCGCCGCACGGTCGAACGGGCCAAGGCCCTGGGTGTGGCTGTCGGTGCGCATCCAGGCTTTCGCGATCTGGTCGGGTTTGGTCGCCGGCACATCAACGCCCCGGCCCAGGAACTGGTCGACGACATGCTTTACCAGTTGGGCGCCCTGCGTGAACTCGCCCGGGTCCATGGCGTGGCGCTGCAACACATCAAGCCCCACGGCGCGCTGTACATGCACCTGGCCCGGGACGAGCAAGCCGCGCGTTTGCTGGTGGAAAACCTCCAGCGCCTGGAGCCCGAGTTGCTGCTGTATTGCATGCCTGACTCGGTGATCTGGCGCGTCGCCAACGAACTCGGCCAACCGGTGATTCGCGAGTTCTATGCCGACCGTGAGTACGACCTCAGCGGCTCCATCGTCTTTACCCGCAACGTACGCGCCTACGACCCTGCCCAGGTGGCCGCACGGGTGCTGCGTGCCTGCCAGGAAGGCGTGGTGCGCACAGTAGAAGGTGAAGACCTGGCGATCGAATTCGATTCCATCTGCCTGCACAGCGACACCCCCGGTGCGCTGGCGTTGGTCGAAGCCACCCGCAGCGCGCTCGATACCGCCGGGATCAAGGTTCGCGCGCCGCGCTGA
- a CDS encoding aldehyde dehydrogenase family protein — protein MSVQTLTVHAPYNGAVVGQVAVSTEADVEQALSVAHGIFRDRSQWLSKPQRIEILQRSAELIAARKLEIATQAASEGGKPLKDSITEVERGIDGILNCIEVLRTEGGHVIPMGLNATSQNRVAFTQYEPIGVVAAVSAFNHPFNLIVHQVVPAIAVSAPVIVKPAANTPLSCRTLLQILAEAGLPTGWAQMVLPTDNAVTGRLVSDPRVGFFSFIGSAAVGWMLRSTLAPGTRCALEHGGVAPVILAADADLDDALPRIARGGFWHAGQACVSVQRIFCHRSIAEQVAVRLGQLGDAMVVGDPTDIRTDVGPLIAEREVRRVDQWVNAAVAGGARLISGGRVLDYNGYAPTVLLNPPIDSNVMQKEVFGPVVAVYAYDDLADAIQLANALPYAFQAAVFTRDLDTAMQCYQDLDATAVMVNENTLFRVDWMPFAGARLSGHGVGGIPHTMKEMQIEKMMVWRSRAVRG, from the coding sequence ATGTCCGTACAAACCCTGACTGTGCACGCCCCTTACAATGGCGCCGTCGTCGGCCAGGTGGCGGTGTCCACCGAGGCGGATGTCGAACAGGCACTGAGTGTCGCCCACGGGATTTTTCGCGACCGCAGCCAGTGGTTGTCCAAGCCTCAACGCATTGAAATCCTGCAACGGTCGGCCGAACTGATCGCCGCGCGCAAGCTGGAGATCGCGACCCAGGCGGCCAGCGAAGGCGGCAAGCCGCTGAAGGACTCGATCACTGAAGTCGAGCGTGGCATCGACGGCATCCTGAACTGCATCGAGGTGCTGCGCACCGAGGGCGGTCACGTGATTCCGATGGGATTGAACGCGACTTCGCAGAACCGTGTGGCCTTCACCCAATACGAACCCATCGGTGTGGTCGCAGCCGTATCGGCGTTCAACCATCCGTTCAATCTGATCGTGCATCAGGTGGTGCCCGCCATCGCCGTCAGTGCCCCGGTGATCGTCAAGCCAGCGGCCAACACCCCGCTCAGTTGCCGCACGCTCCTGCAAATCCTGGCCGAGGCCGGCCTGCCGACTGGCTGGGCGCAGATGGTGCTGCCGACCGATAACGCCGTCACCGGCCGACTGGTCTCCGATCCGCGGGTGGGTTTCTTCAGTTTCATCGGCTCGGCGGCCGTCGGCTGGATGTTGCGCTCGACCCTGGCACCCGGCACTCGCTGCGCGCTGGAGCATGGTGGCGTGGCGCCGGTGATCCTCGCAGCGGACGCCGATCTCGATGACGCCCTGCCGCGCATCGCCCGTGGCGGTTTCTGGCACGCCGGGCAAGCCTGCGTGAGCGTGCAACGGATCTTCTGCCATCGCAGCATCGCCGAACAGGTCGCCGTCCGCCTGGGCCAGTTGGGCGATGCCATGGTGGTCGGCGATCCGACCGATATCCGTACCGATGTCGGCCCGCTGATCGCCGAACGTGAAGTGCGTCGCGTGGACCAATGGGTCAATGCAGCCGTCGCCGGCGGGGCCCGTTTGATCTCGGGCGGTCGCGTTCTGGACTACAACGGCTATGCGCCGACCGTGCTGCTCAACCCGCCCATCGACTCCAATGTGATGCAAAAGGAAGTGTTCGGCCCGGTGGTGGCGGTTTACGCCTATGACGATCTGGCCGACGCGATCCAACTGGCCAACGCCCTGCCCTATGCCTTCCAGGCCGCAGTCTTCACCCGCGATCTGGACACCGCCATGCAGTGCTATCAGGACCTCGACGCCACGGCGGTGATGGTCAACGAGAACACGCTGTTCCGCGTCGACTGGATGCCGTTCGCCGGAGCCCGCCTGTCGGGGCATGGCGTGGGAGGCATTCCACACACCATGAAAGAGATGCAGATAGAAAAGATGATGGTCTGGCGCTCCCGGGCGGTTCGCGGCTGA
- a CDS encoding 4-hydroxyproline epimerase, with protein sequence MKRISVIDSHTGGEPTRLVTAGFPDLGTGSMAERRQRLAEQHDQWRAACVLEPRGSDVLVGALLCEPVDPSACAGVIFFNNSGYLGMCGHGTIGLVASLAHLGKIGPGVHSIETPVGTVQATLHDDHSVSVRNVPAYRYRKALQVQVPGIGQVTGDIAWGGNWFFLIADHGLRVAGDNLDALTAYTYAVQQALQDQGIRGEDGGLIDHVELFAADDHADSRNFVLCPGKAYDRSPCGTGTSAKLACLAADDKLQPGQIWRQASVIGSEFEGSFEWQGERIVPTIRGRAFISAEASLIIEQDDPFAWGIRP encoded by the coding sequence ATGAAACGCATCTCCGTGATCGACTCCCACACCGGCGGCGAACCCACCCGCCTGGTGACCGCCGGCTTTCCTGATCTGGGCACCGGCAGCATGGCTGAACGGCGCCAACGCCTGGCCGAACAGCACGACCAGTGGCGTGCGGCCTGTGTGCTGGAACCGCGCGGCAGTGACGTGCTGGTAGGCGCCCTGCTCTGCGAACCCGTGGACCCGAGCGCCTGTGCCGGCGTGATTTTCTTCAATAACAGCGGTTATCTGGGCATGTGCGGCCACGGCACCATCGGCCTCGTCGCCTCCCTGGCCCACCTGGGCAAAATCGGCCCCGGCGTGCACAGCATCGAGACGCCGGTAGGCACGGTGCAGGCCACCCTGCACGACGATCATTCGGTGAGTGTGCGCAACGTTCCGGCCTACCGTTATCGCAAGGCGCTGCAAGTACAGGTGCCAGGCATCGGCCAGGTGACCGGCGACATCGCCTGGGGTGGCAACTGGTTTTTCCTGATCGCCGATCACGGGCTGCGGGTGGCTGGCGACAACCTTGATGCCCTGACCGCTTACACCTACGCCGTTCAACAAGCGCTGCAAGACCAGGGCATTCGTGGCGAAGACGGCGGCCTGATCGACCATGTCGAACTGTTCGCCGCTGACGATCACGCGGACAGCCGCAACTTCGTGCTCTGCCCCGGCAAGGCCTACGACCGTTCACCCTGTGGCACCGGCACCAGCGCCAAACTGGCGTGCCTGGCGGCCGACGACAAGTTGCAGCCCGGACAGATCTGGCGCCAGGCGAGTGTCATCGGCAGCGAGTTCGAAGGCTCTTTCGAGTGGCAAGGCGAGCGCATCGTGCCGACCATTCGAGGCCGCGCCTTCATCAGTGCCGAGGCCAGCCTGATCATCGAGCAGGACGACCCGTTCGCCTGGGGCATCCGCCCGTGA
- a CDS encoding (2Fe-2S)-binding protein, with amino-acid sequence MPELMLDGRALRVAEGTSVAAALALGSDGCTRTSVSGQRRAPLCGMGICQECRVTIDGRRRLACQTLCRDGMQVETRP; translated from the coding sequence ATGCCTGAATTGATGCTCGACGGCCGTGCCCTGAGAGTCGCCGAGGGCACCAGTGTCGCCGCGGCCCTGGCGTTGGGCAGCGACGGCTGCACACGCACTTCGGTCAGTGGTCAACGCCGCGCACCGCTGTGCGGCATGGGCATCTGCCAGGAATGTCGGGTGACCATCGACGGTCGACGGCGCCTGGCCTGCCAGACCCTCTGCCGTGACGGCATGCAGGTGGAGACACGCCCATGA
- a CDS encoding acetyl-CoA carboxylase biotin carboxylase subunit, which produces MTQGIRKLLIANRGEIAVRIIRAAKELGIPTVAACSEADVDSQAARMADEVHILGPARADKSYLNVEALLGALKATGANAVHPGYGFLSENADFAEAVLGAGAIFVGPSPETIRRMGDKAEARRTAQEAGVHVVPGSPGELFDVESALKAAEAVGFPLLIKASAGGGGRGIRLAENAGQLAEEFPRSQREAQAAFGNGAVYLERFISRARHIEVQVLGDGQNAVHLFERECSLQRRRQKIFEEAPSPALNPQQRETLCASAVRLTESLGYKGAGTLEYLYDDATGEFFFIEMNTRIQVEHPVSELITGIDLVQAMLRIAGGEPLGLRQSDIRLNGAALQMRLNAEDPARDFFPSPGLVESLVWPQGEGVRVDSHLYQGYRVPPYYDSLLAKLIVHGRDRAEALARARIAVEQTTLTGMASTLSLHRDLLEQRWLHSADFHTGTLETWLAERRSGGQA; this is translated from the coding sequence ATGACTCAAGGCATTCGTAAATTACTGATCGCCAACCGGGGCGAAATCGCGGTGCGGATTATCCGCGCCGCCAAGGAACTGGGGATTCCCACCGTTGCCGCGTGCAGCGAAGCGGATGTCGATTCCCAGGCGGCGCGCATGGCCGACGAGGTGCATATTCTCGGCCCGGCCCGCGCTGACAAGAGTTATCTGAACGTCGAGGCATTGCTCGGCGCCTTGAAAGCCACGGGCGCCAATGCAGTCCATCCCGGTTATGGCTTCCTCTCGGAAAATGCCGACTTCGCCGAGGCGGTGCTGGGGGCCGGGGCCATTTTCGTCGGCCCGAGCCCGGAGACGATCCGGCGCATGGGTGACAAGGCTGAAGCCCGGCGCACCGCGCAGGAAGCGGGCGTGCACGTGGTGCCCGGTTCGCCCGGTGAACTGTTCGATGTCGAGTCGGCGCTCAAGGCTGCTGAAGCCGTGGGCTTTCCGCTGCTGATCAAGGCCTCGGCCGGCGGTGGCGGACGGGGTATTCGCCTGGCGGAAAACGCCGGACAACTGGCCGAAGAGTTCCCCCGCTCCCAGCGCGAAGCCCAGGCTGCGTTCGGCAACGGCGCGGTATACCTGGAGCGCTTCATCAGCCGGGCACGGCACATCGAAGTGCAGGTGTTGGGCGACGGTCAGAACGCGGTGCATTTGTTCGAGCGCGAGTGTTCGTTGCAACGTCGCCGGCAGAAGATTTTCGAGGAAGCGCCATCGCCGGCCCTCAACCCACAGCAACGCGAGACACTCTGCGCCAGCGCCGTGCGCCTCACCGAGTCCCTGGGCTACAAGGGCGCGGGGACCCTGGAGTACCTGTATGACGACGCTACCGGCGAGTTTTTCTTTATCGAGATGAACACGCGGATTCAGGTGGAGCATCCGGTCAGCGAGTTGATCACCGGCATCGATCTGGTTCAGGCGATGTTGCGCATTGCCGGCGGCGAACCGCTGGGCCTCAGGCAAAGCGATATCCGGCTCAATGGCGCGGCGCTGCAAATGCGCCTGAATGCCGAAGACCCGGCACGGGATTTCTTCCCCAGTCCGGGCCTGGTCGAGTCCCTGGTCTGGCCGCAAGGCGAGGGCGTTCGGGTCGACAGCCATCTCTATCAAGGCTACCGCGTGCCGCCTTACTATGACTCGCTGTTGGCCAAGCTGATCGTCCATGGTCGCGACCGTGCCGAGGCCCTGGCCCGTGCCCGCATCGCCGTGGAGCAGACCACGCTCACCGGCATGGCCAGCACCTTGTCGTTGCACCGTGATTTGTTGGAGCAGCGCTGGCTGCACAGCGCCGACTTCCATACCGGCACCCTGGAAACCTGGCTGGCCGAGCGCCGCAGTGGAGGTCAAGCATGA
- a CDS encoding biotin-dependent carboxyltransferase family protein, protein MIKVLKPGLATSVQDLGREGYYHLGIPPSGALDQYALSAANQLVGNPARAAALECTLLGPELEFQQDALVAVCGAHMTPKVDGVEMHHDTAFSVKAGQTLRFDFPKAGARAYLAVAGGIDVPLVLGSRSTYALGALGGFQGRRLMAGDELPVGIASGKSHAGASLPMALRQSLGGEITLRVVPGLYYERLTPAAADSFFAEAWTVGSEADRIGYRFKGGSALTFQPREQPFGAGSDPSNIVDSCYPIGSIQVPAGLEPIVLHRDAVSGGGYAMIGTVISADLDLIGQMQPNQKARFKAVTLEEALEARRSYKKKLSCLSKLFPS, encoded by the coding sequence ATGATCAAGGTACTCAAACCCGGCCTCGCCACGTCGGTACAGGACCTGGGGCGCGAAGGTTACTACCACCTGGGCATTCCACCCTCCGGCGCACTCGACCAATACGCGTTGAGCGCGGCCAACCAGTTGGTCGGCAACCCGGCCAGGGCCGCGGCGCTTGAATGCACCTTGCTGGGCCCGGAGCTGGAATTCCAGCAAGACGCACTGGTGGCGGTGTGCGGTGCGCACATGACACCGAAGGTCGATGGCGTGGAGATGCATCACGACACGGCGTTCTCGGTGAAGGCCGGGCAAACGTTGCGCTTCGATTTTCCCAAGGCCGGCGCGCGTGCTTATCTGGCGGTGGCCGGCGGCATCGACGTACCGCTGGTGCTCGGCAGTCGCTCGACTTACGCCTTGGGCGCGCTTGGCGGTTTCCAAGGGCGGCGCCTGATGGCCGGTGACGAATTGCCCGTGGGGATTGCCAGTGGCAAGAGCCACGCCGGGGCCAGTCTACCCATGGCGCTACGGCAGTCGCTGGGGGGCGAAATCACCCTGCGCGTCGTACCGGGGCTGTACTACGAGCGCTTGACGCCAGCGGCGGCGGACAGCTTTTTCGCCGAAGCCTGGACCGTCGGCTCCGAAGCGGACCGCATCGGCTATCGCTTCAAGGGCGGCAGTGCGCTGACCTTCCAGCCGCGCGAGCAACCCTTCGGCGCCGGCTCCGATCCCTCGAACATCGTCGACAGTTGCTACCCGATCGGTTCGATCCAGGTGCCGGCCGGGCTCGAACCCATCGTGCTGCACCGCGATGCGGTGTCCGGTGGCGGCTACGCGATGATTGGCACCGTGATCAGCGCCGACCTCGACTTGATCGGCCAGATGCAGCCCAACCAGAAGGCCCGTTTCAAAGCGGTCACCCTGGAAGAAGCACTGGAAGCACGACGTTCCTATAAGAAAAAACTCAGCTGCCTGAGCAAGCTGTTCCCTTCCTGA
- a CDS encoding acetyl-CoA carboxylase — translation MAEHAVITPLPGTFYRKATPESANYVEVGAQVSADTVIGLIEVMKQFSELTAGTAGRLSAFLVEDGDPVEPGQVVATLDDE, via the coding sequence ATGGCCGAACACGCTGTCATCACCCCATTACCAGGGACCTTCTATCGCAAAGCCACGCCTGAATCGGCGAACTACGTCGAGGTTGGCGCGCAGGTCAGCGCCGACACGGTGATTGGCCTGATCGAGGTCATGAAGCAGTTTTCCGAACTGACCGCCGGGACGGCCGGTCGCCTCAGCGCATTCCTGGTCGAAGACGGTGATCCGGTGGAGCCGGGTCAGGTTGTCGCAACGCTCGACGACGAGTGA
- a CDS encoding glycosyltransferase family 25 protein: protein MNVIDYFDRARIINIASRKDRRLETEEEFARNGFHIDDEKVGFFKAVTPTEGEGFPSVGVRGCFLSHLGVLEEAMRLDLKNILILEDDIQFSRRISQYGKQAIEALDGMDWDIIYFGHPVETDSSMPTWNVVDQPIHLAHFYAVNGKCFGTLRDFLLQILERPPGHPDGGPMHYDAALNTLIHQNNAIRAYYFTANLGYQRPSRTDLHELSFFDRVSVLRPVIGMLRKLKARNLRRTR from the coding sequence ATGAATGTGATCGACTATTTTGATCGAGCAAGAATCATCAATATCGCGTCGAGGAAGGATCGCCGTCTCGAAACGGAAGAAGAATTCGCTCGCAACGGCTTTCACATAGATGATGAAAAAGTAGGCTTTTTCAAGGCTGTTACACCTACCGAGGGAGAAGGCTTCCCGAGCGTCGGGGTCAGAGGCTGCTTTTTGAGTCACCTGGGGGTGCTCGAAGAGGCCATGCGCCTGGATTTGAAAAACATCCTGATCCTGGAGGACGACATACAGTTTTCCAGACGCATTTCCCAGTATGGAAAACAGGCCATCGAGGCGCTGGATGGCATGGACTGGGACATCATCTATTTTGGGCATCCGGTTGAAACAGACTCAAGCATGCCCACCTGGAATGTGGTCGACCAACCCATACATTTGGCCCATTTCTACGCCGTGAACGGCAAATGCTTCGGCACATTGAGGGATTTTTTATTGCAGATTCTGGAGCGACCGCCAGGACACCCTGACGGCGGTCCAATGCACTATGACGCGGCCCTCAATACCCTTATCCATCAGAACAACGCCATTCGGGCTTACTACTTCACCGCCAATCTCGGCTATCAAAGACCCTCGCGCACAGACCTGCATGAACTGTCCTTCTTTGACAGGGTGTCTGTGCTGCGGCCGGTCATCGGCATGCTCAGGAAGTTGAAGGCCAGAAACCTGAGAAGGACTCGATAG
- a CDS encoding 5-oxoprolinase subunit B family protein — protein sequence MSTAIRYSFGADEHLFAEVSDSMSLEAFFKGMAVTRAVERLALDGVLDVCLANASFQIRFDPDRIAPHTLLEAVQGAEAEAVAERTLQTRIIEIPVLYNDPWTHETLMRFRDRHQDPSATDLEYAARINGLADVEAFIAAHSGSPWFVSMVGFVAGLPFMFQMVERERQLQVPKYLRPRTDTPKLTLGHGGCFGCIYSVRGAGGYQMFGVTPAPIYDPQQNLAYLKEHMVFFRPGDIVQFKPMDREAYDQAVADVEGGRFDLRIRPVEFSLDAFLADPVGYPKSLQEVLA from the coding sequence ATGAGCACTGCAATCCGCTACAGTTTTGGCGCTGATGAGCATCTGTTTGCTGAAGTCAGCGACAGCATGTCCCTTGAGGCATTCTTCAAGGGCATGGCGGTCACCCGTGCGGTGGAGCGTCTGGCGCTGGATGGCGTGCTCGATGTGTGCCTGGCCAATGCCTCGTTCCAGATTCGTTTCGACCCGGACCGCATCGCGCCACACACCTTGCTCGAAGCCGTGCAGGGAGCCGAGGCCGAGGCGGTCGCCGAACGCACTTTGCAGACCCGGATCATCGAAATCCCGGTGCTCTATAACGATCCCTGGACCCACGAAACCCTGATGCGCTTTCGCGACCGTCACCAGGACCCGAGCGCGACGGACCTGGAGTACGCCGCGCGGATCAACGGCCTGGCGGACGTCGAGGCCTTCATCGCCGCCCACAGTGGTTCGCCGTGGTTTGTCTCGATGGTCGGTTTCGTCGCCGGCTTGCCGTTCATGTTCCAGATGGTCGAGCGCGAGCGTCAGTTGCAAGTGCCCAAGTACCTGCGACCGCGCACCGACACGCCGAAGTTGACTCTGGGGCATGGCGGTTGCTTTGGCTGCATCTACTCGGTACGCGGTGCCGGCGGCTACCAGATGTTCGGCGTCACGCCAGCACCGATCTACGACCCGCAGCAGAACCTGGCGTACCTGAAGGAGCACATGGTGTTCTTCCGTCCGGGCGACATCGTGCAGTTCAAGCCGATGGACCGTGAGGCCTATGACCAGGCAGTGGCCGACGTGGAAGGCGGGCGCTTCGACCTGCGGATCCGGCCAGTGGAATTTTCCCTGGATGCCTTTCTGGCCGATCCCGTCGGCTATCCCAAGTCGCTGCAGGAGGTGCTGGCATGA
- a CDS encoding LysR family transcriptional regulator — protein sequence MSLTLRQVRYFVATAEIGQISQAAIHLNISQSAVTTAIKELEGILGTLLFQRSAQGMSLTDAGRHFLNRAYVILRSVDDALNSPLPDVRASGLLRLAASYTVIGYFLPHHLQRLEHWHPDVAIEVHEQERTAIEQGLLEGRFDMAVVLTANLTHPDIVSEILFNSERRLWLPSHHPLCERSAVSLADVAKEPYILLTVDEAEQSAMRYWEHAHQQPNVRVRTSSVEAVRSMVANGSGVAILSDLVHRPWSLEGKRIETLTVTDKVTPMSVGLAWHREREFSPAMQAFRNYFHDAFLAPQQLSARR from the coding sequence ATGTCACTGACCCTGCGCCAGGTCCGCTATTTCGTCGCCACCGCCGAGATCGGACAGATCTCCCAGGCGGCGATTCATTTGAATATTTCCCAGTCGGCGGTGACCACCGCGATCAAGGAACTGGAGGGAATTCTCGGCACACTGTTGTTCCAGCGCTCGGCCCAGGGCATGAGCCTGACCGATGCCGGGCGACACTTTCTCAACCGGGCCTACGTGATTTTGCGCAGCGTCGATGACGCGTTGAACAGTCCGCTGCCAGACGTCCGCGCCAGCGGCCTGTTGCGATTGGCGGCGAGCTACACGGTGATCGGCTACTTCCTGCCGCACCACCTGCAACGACTTGAGCATTGGCATCCGGACGTGGCCATCGAAGTCCACGAACAGGAGCGTACGGCCATCGAACAAGGCCTGCTGGAGGGCCGCTTCGACATGGCGGTGGTGCTCACCGCGAACCTGACTCACCCGGACATCGTCTCGGAGATCCTCTTCAATTCCGAGCGCCGGCTATGGCTGCCCAGCCACCATCCCTTGTGCGAACGCTCAGCCGTCAGCCTTGCCGACGTGGCGAAGGAACCTTACATCCTGCTGACCGTCGACGAGGCCGAACAAAGCGCCATGCGTTACTGGGAACATGCCCACCAGCAGCCGAACGTGCGGGTGCGGACCAGTTCGGTGGAAGCGGTGCGCAGCATGGTCGCCAATGGCAGCGGCGTGGCGATCCTCTCGGACCTGGTGCACCGCCCCTGGTCGCTGGAGGGTAAGCGCATCGAAACCCTGACCGTCACCGACAAGGTCACGCCCATGAGCGTCGGCCTGGCCTGGCATCGAGAACGGGAATTCAGCCCGGCGATGCAGGCCTTTCGTAACTACTTCCACGACGCTTTTCTGGCGCCACAACAGCTCTCTGCACGTCGATAA
- a CDS encoding GntR family transcriptional regulator, whose translation MNLPKFNAPDLGNTPSTSEIITRHLRDAIVAGHFAEDEPIRQDDIARQFNVSKIPVREALKRLEAEGLVMFQRNRGAMVTRISDAELAQMFEVRMLLEDKVLRLAIPNMTEETFARAERICQEFIGEDDVGRWAELNWELHACLYEPAQRPFLVSLIRSVNDKLERYLRMQMSLSAGKERADHEHREILAACRAGDVDLAVKLLDEHIAGVCETLFKHLPHAH comes from the coding sequence GTGAACCTACCCAAATTCAACGCTCCCGACCTTGGCAATACGCCTTCGACGTCGGAAATCATCACCCGTCATCTGCGGGACGCAATCGTCGCCGGGCATTTTGCCGAGGATGAGCCGATTCGCCAGGACGACATTGCCCGCCAGTTCAACGTCAGCAAGATTCCGGTGCGCGAGGCGCTCAAGCGGTTGGAGGCCGAAGGGCTGGTGATGTTCCAGCGCAATCGCGGGGCGATGGTCACGCGCATTTCCGACGCGGAACTGGCGCAGATGTTCGAAGTGCGCATGTTGCTCGAAGACAAGGTGCTGCGCCTGGCGATTCCCAACATGACCGAAGAAACCTTCGCCCGCGCCGAGCGTATCTGCCAGGAGTTTATCGGCGAGGACGACGTGGGGCGCTGGGCCGAGCTCAACTGGGAACTGCACGCCTGCCTCTATGAACCGGCGCAACGGCCATTCCTGGTCAGCCTGATCCGTTCGGTCAACGACAAACTGGAGCGTTACCTGCGCATGCAGATGAGCCTGTCGGCGGGCAAGGAGCGCGCCGATCACGAGCACCGCGAGATCCTCGCGGCGTGCCGTGCAGGCGATGTCGACTTGGCGGTGAAGCTGCTGGACGAACACATCGCCGGGGTCTGCGAGACCCTGTTCAAGCACCTGCCCCACGCTCACTGA
- a CDS encoding NAD(P)/FAD-dependent oxidoreductase: MNRSHAADVIVIGAGIIGAACAQALARRGLQVLVLDAGLHGATAAGMGHLLVLDDNPAELALSNYSLQRWREQAADLPEGCAYRSNGTLWLAANAEEMAVAHSKYLNLQAHGVACELVGAKALRQREPELHEGLEGGLLINGDGILYAPATANWMLDTPNIHQRRARVIEVDGNRVRLDDGQWLSAEAVVLANGIQANELCPELPIEPKKGHLLITDRYPATVTHTLVELGYVTSAHNAKGPSTACNIQPRPTGQLFIGASRQFGTTDPQVEGWMLAKMLKRAAQYMPGLARLNGIRAWTGFRAASPDGLPLVGQHPQRQGLWLAVGHEGLGVTTAPGTADLLVAQLFNETPPLAAHPYLPQRFLGEPAYA, encoded by the coding sequence GTGAATCGCAGCCATGCGGCCGATGTGATCGTGATCGGCGCCGGCATCATCGGCGCGGCCTGCGCCCAGGCACTGGCGCGGCGTGGCTTGCAGGTACTGGTGCTCGACGCCGGCCTGCATGGCGCGACGGCGGCGGGCATGGGCCATCTGCTGGTGCTCGACGACAACCCGGCGGAACTGGCCCTGAGCAACTATTCCCTGCAGCGCTGGCGCGAGCAGGCAGCAGACTTGCCCGAGGGCTGTGCGTACCGCAGCAACGGCACTCTGTGGCTGGCGGCCAACGCCGAAGAGATGGCGGTGGCCCACAGTAAATACCTGAACCTGCAAGCCCATGGCGTGGCCTGTGAGCTGGTCGGCGCCAAGGCCTTGCGCCAGCGTGAGCCGGAGCTGCACGAAGGCCTCGAAGGGGGTCTGCTGATCAACGGCGACGGCATTCTGTACGCGCCCGCGACGGCCAACTGGATGCTCGACACGCCGAACATCCACCAGCGCCGGGCGCGGGTCATTGAGGTCGATGGCAATCGGGTGCGGCTTGATGACGGTCAGTGGCTGAGTGCCGAAGCCGTGGTGCTGGCCAACGGCATCCAGGCCAATGAGCTGTGCCCGGAGCTGCCCATCGAGCCGAAGAAAGGCCACTTGCTGATCACTGACCGCTACCCCGCCACGGTCACCCACACCCTGGTGGAACTGGGTTACGTCACCAGCGCCCATAACGCCAAGGGCCCCTCGACGGCCTGCAATATTCAGCCGCGTCCGACCGGGCAATTGTTCATCGGCGCCTCGCGGCAGTTCGGCACCACCGATCCGCAGGTCGAAGGCTGGATGCTGGCGAAAATGCTCAAGCGCGCGGCCCAATACATGCCGGGGTTGGCGCGACTCAATGGCATCCGCGCCTGGACCGGTTTTCGCGCTGCCAGCCCGGATGGCCTGCCGCTGGTGGGCCAACATCCACAACGCCAGGGCTTGTGGCTGGCGGTCGGTCATGAAGGCCTGGGGGTGACCACAGCCCCCGGCACCGCCGATTTGCTGGTCGCGCAACTGTTCAACGAAACCCCGCCACTGGCCGCACACCCCTATCTGCCCCAGCGTTTCCTCGGAGAACCCGCCTATGCCTGA